Proteins encoded by one window of Candidatus Woesearchaeota archaeon:
- a CDS encoding TRAM domain-containing protein — protein MYGNKGGFRPSGGFRPRGSFAPVKVGEELEVSIEAVGEKGDGIAKKNGFVLFVPNTKEGDHVRVRVNKVLRKVGFAEVIGGKGSPAKSAPADGEEYAEESSEESSEEETPQDSEEFGDEESQTETSDEEEEPKKGSSDWEEDTEDFGDEEKSE, from the coding sequence ATGTATGGAAATAAAGGTGGTTTCAGACCAAGTGGTGGTTTTAGACCAAGAGGAAGTTTTGCCCCAGTAAAAGTTGGGGAAGAGTTGGAAGTAAGCATTGAAGCTGTCGGTGAAAAAGGCGACGGCATTGCAAAGAAGAATGGATTTGTTCTCTTTGTACCGAACACGAAAGAAGGCGATCATGTTCGCGTTCGTGTGAATAAAGTCCTTCGTAAAGTAGGATTTGCAGAAGTTATTGGCGGAAAGGGATCACCAGCCAAGAGTGCTCCTGCCGATGGCGAAGAATACGCTGAAGAATCTTCAGAAGAGTCTTCAGAAGAAGAAACTCCTCAAGACAGCGAAGAGTTTGGCGACGAAGAAAGCCAAACAGAAACCTCTGATGAAGAGGAAGAGCCTAAAAAAGGATCTTCTGATTGGGAAGAGGACACTGAGGACTTTGGTGACGAAGAGAAAAGCGAGTAA